Proteins encoded in a region of the Streptomyces sp. NBC_01298 genome:
- a CDS encoding polysaccharide lyase 8 family protein, whose protein sequence is MTASAWPRRTFLHAAGAGTLALGLTGWTSLPATAAAAAPAATTEEFAGLRAKWRDLILGTGFSPTAEPFKTLLANLGSSARGHLSTMTPAAGSLWPGLIWTDPDPDLDAESYAFSARVNDSYTRLNVMAQAFCQPGTGLTGDTVLLTAIITGLEHLDAEVYRPATVPYGNWWNWQIGSAQALMDTCVLIHDHLTQDQRARFCAAVDHFLPDSAVASYSGTSTGANRVDLCRGILLRGVVGESSDKIALAARALAPVFPYVTTGDGFYADGSFIQHTSVPYIGGYGSVLHDGVGRILALLRGSAWELNDPNTQLFLDTVETAVAPFIYNGLMMDNVSSRGISRQGTNDHLRAHGLLATLVLLGQGASPEENARWRAMVKGWLRRDYHYPALANPGLSLIRASLLQGLQDDTSVTAAPEPVGHRLFHNMDRVTHRRRGWAASVSMASRRIAHYEFGNGEHARGYHTGAGWLSWWGSDFGLEQYSDAYWPTVDPYRLPGITASRKPLSDGQGGNWGGPRPDAAWVGGATDGEFGATGQHLKGLASTMSARKSWFWLDDSIVCLGAGIACTDGFPVETTIDNRHLGTTGAPALTVDGGRQPAAQGWSATFEDAGWAHIEGQAGYVFPGGAKVCAVREERTGAWKDINTGGSADPITRRYLTLFTDHGTDPTDAGYAYVLLPGASARTTEHRSCDRGWLKILANTADQQGVRVSRLGFTAVNFWTPGTVDGITTSAPASVLIRENRNGTATVVVSDPARQATSLEVSWNRRVSKILSKASTVTAATTGNALTLTFGDLTGQAGGPQTVTVRLG, encoded by the coding sequence ATGACTGCTTCCGCCTGGCCCCGTCGTACCTTCCTGCACGCGGCGGGGGCCGGCACCCTCGCGCTGGGGCTCACGGGGTGGACGTCCCTTCCGGCCACGGCGGCCGCCGCAGCCCCCGCCGCCACCACGGAGGAGTTCGCCGGACTGCGCGCGAAATGGCGGGACCTGATCCTCGGCACCGGGTTCAGTCCGACGGCCGAACCCTTCAAGACACTGCTCGCCAACCTCGGCTCCAGCGCCCGTGGTCACCTCTCCACGATGACCCCCGCCGCCGGGTCGCTGTGGCCCGGCCTGATCTGGACCGACCCGGATCCGGACCTCGACGCCGAGTCGTACGCCTTCTCCGCCCGTGTGAACGACAGTTACACCAGGCTGAACGTCATGGCCCAGGCCTTCTGCCAGCCCGGGACCGGGCTCACCGGTGACACCGTCCTGCTCACGGCGATCATCACCGGCCTCGAACACCTCGACGCCGAGGTGTACCGCCCGGCCACCGTCCCGTACGGCAACTGGTGGAACTGGCAGATCGGTTCGGCGCAGGCCCTCATGGACACCTGCGTACTGATCCACGACCACCTGACGCAGGACCAGAGGGCCAGGTTCTGCGCGGCCGTGGACCACTTCCTCCCCGATTCGGCCGTGGCCTCGTACAGCGGAACCAGCACCGGCGCGAACCGGGTCGACCTGTGCCGCGGCATCCTCCTGCGCGGGGTCGTCGGCGAGAGCTCCGACAAGATCGCCCTGGCCGCCCGGGCCCTGGCCCCCGTCTTCCCGTACGTCACCACCGGCGACGGCTTCTACGCCGACGGCTCCTTCATCCAGCACACCTCCGTCCCGTACATCGGCGGCTACGGCTCGGTGCTGCACGACGGCGTGGGCCGGATCCTCGCGCTGCTGCGCGGATCCGCCTGGGAACTGAACGACCCGAACACCCAGCTCTTCCTCGACACCGTCGAAACGGCCGTCGCCCCGTTCATCTACAACGGCCTGATGATGGACAACGTCTCCTCCCGGGGCATCAGCCGGCAGGGCACCAACGACCACCTGCGCGCCCACGGCCTCCTCGCCACCCTCGTCCTCCTCGGCCAGGGCGCCTCCCCGGAGGAGAACGCGCGGTGGCGCGCCATGGTCAAGGGCTGGCTCCGGCGCGACTACCACTACCCCGCTCTCGCGAACCCGGGACTCAGCCTCATCCGCGCGTCCTTGCTGCAGGGCCTGCAGGACGACACCTCGGTCACCGCGGCTCCCGAGCCCGTCGGGCACCGGCTGTTCCACAACATGGACCGGGTCACCCACCGGCGCCGCGGCTGGGCGGCCTCGGTCAGCATGGCGTCCCGGCGCATCGCGCACTACGAGTTCGGCAACGGCGAGCACGCCCGCGGCTACCACACGGGCGCCGGCTGGCTCTCCTGGTGGGGCAGCGACTTCGGCCTGGAGCAGTACTCCGACGCGTACTGGCCGACGGTCGACCCGTACCGGCTGCCCGGCATCACCGCCTCCCGCAAGCCCCTCTCCGACGGTCAGGGCGGCAACTGGGGCGGCCCCCGTCCGGACGCGGCCTGGGTCGGCGGCGCCACCGACGGCGAGTTCGGCGCCACGGGCCAGCACCTCAAGGGTCTGGCGAGCACGATGAGCGCCAGGAAGTCCTGGTTCTGGCTGGACGACTCCATCGTCTGCCTCGGCGCCGGCATCGCTTGCACCGACGGATTCCCCGTCGAAACCACCATCGACAACCGGCACCTCGGAACCACCGGCGCCCCCGCGCTGACCGTCGACGGCGGGCGACAGCCCGCGGCGCAGGGCTGGTCGGCCACCTTCGAGGACGCCGGGTGGGCCCACATCGAGGGCCAGGCCGGCTACGTCTTCCCCGGCGGCGCCAAGGTCTGCGCCGTACGCGAGGAACGCACCGGCGCCTGGAAGGACATCAACACCGGCGGATCCGCCGACCCGATCACCCGCCGGTACCTGACCCTGTTCACCGACCACGGCACCGACCCCACCGACGCCGGTTACGCCTACGTGCTCCTGCCGGGCGCGAGCGCCCGGACCACCGAGCACCGCTCCTGCGACAGGGGCTGGCTGAAGATCCTCGCCAACACCGCCGACCAGCAGGGCGTGCGCGTCTCCAGGCTCGGCTTCACCGCCGTCAACTTCTGGACGCCGGGCACCGTGGACGGGATCACCACGAGCGCCCCCGCCTCCGTCCTGATCCGGGAGAACCGGAACGGGACCGCGACCGTCGTCGTCTCGGACCCCGCCCGGCAGGCGACCTCGCTGGAGGTCAGCTGGAACCGCCGCGTCTCCAAGATCCTCTCCAAGGCGTCCACCGTCACCGCGGCCACCACCGGCAACGCCCTGACCCTCACCTTCGGCGACCTCACCGGCCAGGCCGGCGGCCCCCAGACCGTCACCGTCCGGCTCGGCTGA
- a CDS encoding LacI family DNA-binding transcriptional regulator: MRERVEERHKRVLRLVREHGSVRVSDLATELGISVETARRDVAALSDAGLVRRLHGSALWPTARLSPREARLARELPPPPAPRGLVLGMVVPAAGYFYPSVIRGARDAAADVGARLLVATTEYDRDQDRTRIDTLIEAGATGLLLTPSWGVDGPDPGDLQELADLPVPAVLVERQVPAGSPGAEIDRVGSAHADGAAAGVRHLAALGHRRVALLSRATHTSPALRQGYRAAVGSLGLPEDDLSPAGGLGPGGADGFERRLDRLLDLARAGEVRAALVHPDSAAIDLLQRLAERGLRVPEEFSIVCYDDELATLANVPLTSVGPVKGAVGEAALNLLLRRLENPGAESSHVALLPRLKVRNSCGTPYSVVDGDRLGGRPTRTTRR, encoded by the coding sequence ATGCGGGAGCGGGTGGAGGAGCGGCACAAGAGGGTGCTGCGGCTCGTGCGGGAGCACGGGAGCGTACGGGTGTCCGACCTCGCCACCGAGCTCGGGATCTCCGTGGAGACCGCGAGGCGGGACGTCGCGGCGCTCTCCGACGCGGGGCTCGTACGGAGACTGCACGGGTCGGCACTGTGGCCGACCGCGCGGCTGAGCCCCCGTGAGGCACGCCTGGCCCGCGAGCTGCCCCCGCCACCCGCACCCCGCGGGCTCGTGCTCGGGATGGTGGTCCCGGCGGCCGGGTACTTCTATCCCTCGGTCATTCGCGGCGCCCGGGACGCGGCCGCCGACGTCGGCGCCCGGCTGCTCGTCGCGACCACCGAGTACGACAGGGACCAGGACAGGACGCGCATCGACACCCTCATCGAGGCGGGCGCCACCGGCCTGCTCCTCACCCCCAGTTGGGGCGTGGACGGCCCGGACCCCGGTGACCTCCAGGAGCTCGCGGACCTGCCGGTCCCCGCCGTGCTGGTGGAGCGGCAGGTGCCCGCGGGCTCGCCCGGAGCGGAGATCGACCGGGTCGGCTCGGCCCACGCGGACGGCGCCGCCGCCGGCGTCCGCCACCTGGCGGCCCTCGGCCATCGCCGCGTGGCCCTGCTCTCCCGCGCCACTCACACCTCGCCCGCCCTGCGGCAGGGGTACCGCGCCGCGGTCGGGTCTCTCGGGCTGCCCGAGGACGACCTATCCCCGGCCGGAGGGCTGGGGCCGGGCGGGGCCGACGGCTTCGAGCGGCGCCTCGACAGGCTGCTCGACCTCGCTCGCGCGGGCGAGGTCCGCGCCGCACTCGTCCACCCCGACTCCGCCGCGATCGACCTGCTCCAGCGGCTGGCCGAGCGGGGTCTGCGCGTGCCGGAGGAGTTCTCGATCGTCTGCTACGACGACGAGTTGGCGACGCTGGCGAACGTACCCCTGACCTCGGTCGGACCCGTCAAGGGGGCGGTCGGCGAAGCGGCGCTGAACCTGCTGCTGCGCCGGCTGGAGAACCCCGGGGCCGAGAGCTCGCACGTCGCGCTCCTGCCGCGGCTGAAGGTGCGGAACTCCTGCGGCACCCCGTACTCCGTCGTGGACGGGGATCGGCTCGGCGGTCGGCCGACCCGAACGACGCGTCGGTGA
- a CDS encoding fasciclin domain-containing protein — translation MPRTLRFRRTALAVAAAAVLPFALAACSDSGSDSASGSSADKSSGAPAASQPATPDASMAGDKPFGPACAGVPADGAGSFDGMAKAPVATAASNNPALSTLVAAVKQAGLVDTLNNAQGITVFAPTNEAFAKIPKADLDKVLADKATLTKILTYHVVGEKLTPKQLESGSFDTLEKTKLTTTGSGETYKVNDTSNVVCGNVKTANANVYIVDTVLMPK, via the coding sequence ATGCCCCGCACGCTTCGTTTCCGTCGTACCGCTCTCGCTGTGGCCGCCGCGGCCGTTCTGCCCTTCGCTCTGGCCGCCTGCTCCGACTCCGGCAGTGACTCCGCCTCCGGATCCTCCGCGGACAAGAGCAGTGGAGCTCCCGCAGCCTCGCAGCCCGCGACGCCGGACGCGTCGATGGCAGGGGACAAGCCGTTCGGTCCGGCCTGTGCGGGGGTTCCCGCCGATGGCGCCGGCTCCTTCGACGGGATGGCCAAGGCCCCGGTCGCCACCGCGGCGTCCAACAACCCGGCGCTGTCGACCCTGGTGGCGGCCGTGAAGCAGGCCGGGCTCGTGGACACCCTGAACAACGCCCAGGGCATCACGGTGTTCGCGCCGACCAACGAGGCCTTCGCCAAGATCCCGAAGGCCGACCTCGACAAGGTCCTCGCCGACAAGGCCACCCTCACCAAGATCCTCACCTACCACGTCGTCGGCGAGAAGCTGACCCCGAAGCAGCTGGAGTCGGGCTCCTTCGACACCTTGGAGAAGACCAAGCTCACCACCACCGGCTCTGGCGAGACCTACAAGGTCAACGACACCTCCAACGTGGTCTGCGGCAACGTCAAGACCGCCAATGCCAACGTCTACATCGTCGACACCGTCCTGATGCCCAAGTAA
- a CDS encoding heparin lyase I family protein, which translates to MQRSNVRLLAPTAMAAALTFATTSPAHAAVEWDGDADNGGTAVFASVVCDDPSYVYQPDWNDGRGKIFAFTKAVGSERCEGLGIAGRTLTDGRTYWFGWESMTKTGNAQTVFQWKSWGTDAEQDQNYPVLMKVEDSLLKIWYVAPGEQWIAAGSVPWTPGTWNKIELGIDARSSTSGSFSLYVNGQLVADRHDVRTWDLKGNVPRWGTYGSTITGVESVNWVDGLTMGSTRGDVD; encoded by the coding sequence ATGCAACGAAGCAACGTCCGACTCCTCGCCCCCACCGCCATGGCCGCCGCGCTCACCTTCGCGACGACGTCACCCGCGCACGCCGCGGTCGAGTGGGACGGCGACGCGGACAACGGAGGGACCGCGGTCTTCGCCTCAGTCGTCTGCGATGACCCCTCGTACGTCTACCAGCCCGACTGGAACGACGGCCGCGGCAAGATCTTCGCGTTCACCAAAGCGGTGGGCTCCGAACGCTGCGAGGGGCTCGGCATCGCCGGCCGGACCCTCACGGACGGCAGGACGTACTGGTTCGGCTGGGAGTCCATGACCAAGACGGGGAACGCTCAGACCGTGTTCCAGTGGAAGTCGTGGGGCACCGACGCGGAGCAGGACCAGAACTATCCCGTGCTGATGAAGGTGGAGGACAGCCTGCTGAAGATCTGGTACGTCGCACCGGGCGAGCAATGGATCGCCGCCGGGAGCGTCCCGTGGACTCCGGGCACCTGGAACAAGATCGAGCTCGGCATCGACGCCCGGTCGTCCACCAGCGGTTCCTTCTCGCTCTACGTCAACGGCCAACTGGTGGCCGACCGACACGACGTGCGGACCTGGGACCTCAAGGGCAACGTACCCCGCTGGGGGACGTACGGCTCGACCATCACCGGTGTCGAGTCGGTCAACTGGGTCGACGGACTCACCATGGGCAGCACGCGCGGCGACGTCGACTGA
- a CDS encoding molybdopterin-dependent oxidoreductase, protein MEGVSTFRKSLFRGALGAVSGLLAGYTALAVAEVVASVVRPQAGPVTVVGGAAIDRTPAAVKDFAIRTFGENDKLVLQLGILAALGFLGVVLGILSLRHRRTGAAGVLLFGVIGAVAALSRPDTGGIADVLPSMAGAAAGAAVLYLLAGKLASTPADEAGADGWSRRGFLIAASVTAVAATGAGALGRTLTGRRARGAVASRSAVKLPAPSSPAQPLPRGVQLKAEGISSFTTPNKDFYRVDTALVVPRIDSDTWRLRVHGKGVTRSRTYTFQDLLDRPLIERDITLTCVSNEVGGPYIGHARWLGVRLDDLLRECGVTPPSKGGKADQLIARSVDGMTLGSPVEEVMDGRDAILAVAMNGEPLPFEHGFPVRMLVPGLYGYVSACKWIEDIELTTFDSYDAYWVKRKWARKAPIKTQARIDTPKPFARPTGATVTVAGVAWAQHRGIRRVEVRIDDGPWQDADLAPQATADTWRQWSYPWKTTPGGHTLTVRATDGTGRVQTEERTRTIPDGASGWHSVFVTAG, encoded by the coding sequence ATGGAGGGTGTGAGCACCTTCCGCAAGTCCCTCTTCCGCGGCGCACTGGGCGCCGTATCCGGCCTCCTGGCCGGATACACGGCCCTGGCGGTGGCAGAGGTCGTGGCATCCGTGGTGCGGCCGCAGGCCGGACCGGTGACGGTGGTCGGCGGCGCCGCCATCGACAGGACGCCCGCCGCCGTGAAGGACTTCGCGATCCGCACCTTCGGCGAGAACGACAAGCTGGTCCTCCAGCTCGGCATCCTCGCCGCCCTCGGCTTCCTCGGCGTCGTCCTCGGGATCCTCTCCCTGCGCCACCGGCGCACCGGAGCGGCCGGGGTCCTCCTCTTCGGTGTCATCGGCGCGGTCGCCGCGCTGAGCCGCCCCGACACGGGCGGAATCGCGGACGTCCTGCCTTCGATGGCGGGCGCCGCCGCGGGAGCCGCGGTCCTCTACCTCCTCGCCGGAAAACTCGCCTCGACACCTGCCGATGAGGCCGGCGCCGATGGCTGGTCGCGGCGCGGCTTCCTCATCGCCGCGTCCGTCACCGCCGTCGCCGCGACCGGCGCGGGCGCCCTGGGCCGCACCCTGACCGGCCGGCGCGCCCGGGGCGCCGTCGCCTCCCGGTCCGCCGTCAAGCTGCCCGCCCCCTCCTCCCCGGCGCAGCCCCTCCCGAGGGGAGTCCAGCTGAAGGCGGAGGGCATCAGTTCCTTCACCACCCCCAACAAGGACTTCTACCGCGTGGACACCGCTCTGGTCGTCCCCAGGATCGACAGCGACACCTGGCGGCTCCGCGTCCACGGAAAGGGCGTCACCCGTTCCCGCACCTATACCTTCCAGGACCTCTTGGACCGTCCGCTCATCGAGCGGGACATCACCTTGACCTGCGTGTCCAACGAGGTCGGCGGCCCCTACATCGGCCACGCCCGCTGGCTCGGTGTGCGCCTGGACGACCTGCTGCGCGAGTGCGGAGTCACACCGCCGTCCAAGGGCGGCAAGGCCGACCAGCTGATCGCCCGCTCGGTCGACGGGATGACGCTGGGCTCGCCCGTCGAGGAGGTCATGGACGGACGCGACGCGATCCTCGCCGTGGCCATGAACGGCGAGCCGCTGCCGTTCGAGCACGGCTTCCCCGTCCGCATGCTCGTCCCCGGTCTCTACGGCTACGTGTCCGCCTGCAAGTGGATCGAGGACATCGAGCTCACGACCTTCGACTCCTACGACGCGTACTGGGTCAAGCGCAAGTGGGCCCGCAAGGCCCCGATCAAGACGCAGGCGCGCATCGACACCCCCAAGCCCTTCGCCCGGCCCACCGGCGCGACCGTCACGGTCGCCGGCGTGGCGTGGGCCCAGCACCGCGGGATCCGGCGCGTCGAAGTCCGCATCGACGACGGACCGTGGCAGGACGCCGACCTCGCCCCCCAGGCCACCGCCGACACCTGGCGCCAGTGGTCCTACCCCTGGAAGACCACACCCGGCGGCCACACCCTCACCGTCCGCGCCACCGACGGAACCGGCCGGGTCCAGACCGAGGAACGCACCCGGACCATCCCCGACGGCGCCAGCGGCTGGCACAGCGTCTTCGTCACCGCGGGTTGA
- a CDS encoding IS110 family transposase, whose amino-acid sequence MERTARSTMAQHEVEVTGGVDTHKDTHTAAAIDSAGRVLGSAQFPASTVGYRTLLTWLRSFGALLLVGVEGTGAYGAGLSRYLRENDVTVVEIDRPDRKTRRWQGKSDPVDAEAAARAALAERRTGTPKSRDGRVEALRALRVARRSAVQQRADATRQIKTLIITAPEGVRTMLRHLNDKDLLTICAGFRPSLDQAGDPVTATKIALRSLARRHRDLGQEIDELNELIAPLTQEINPALTELNGVGPDVAGQLLVTAGDNPDRLRSEAAFAMLCGVAPLPASSGRTHRHRLNRGGDRAANAALYRIVLCRLRWDQRTKDYMERRTKEGLSKKETIRCLKRFVAREIFRVLTATHAATATSSHLTTPA is encoded by the coding sequence ATGGAGAGGACGGCACGATCCACGATGGCACAGCATGAGGTCGAGGTCACCGGCGGCGTCGACACCCACAAGGACACCCACACCGCGGCCGCGATCGACTCGGCAGGGCGGGTGCTGGGGTCGGCCCAGTTCCCAGCCTCCACAGTCGGCTACCGCACACTGCTGACCTGGCTCCGCTCCTTCGGTGCCCTGCTCCTGGTCGGGGTGGAGGGCACCGGTGCCTACGGCGCCGGCCTGTCCCGCTACCTGCGCGAGAACGACGTCACAGTGGTCGAGATCGACCGGCCAGACCGCAAGACCCGTCGCTGGCAGGGCAAGTCCGATCCGGTCGATGCCGAGGCAGCAGCCCGGGCCGCGCTCGCAGAACGCCGCACTGGGACCCCGAAGTCCCGTGATGGCCGTGTCGAGGCCCTGCGGGCCCTGCGGGTCGCCCGTCGCAGCGCGGTCCAGCAGCGGGCCGACGCCACCCGGCAGATCAAGACCTTGATCATCACCGCGCCAGAGGGAGTCCGCACCATGCTGCGGCACCTGAACGACAAGGACCTGCTGACCATCTGCGCGGGTTTCCGCCCCAGCCTCGACCAGGCCGGCGACCCGGTCACCGCGACGAAGATCGCCCTGCGCTCCCTCGCCCGCCGCCACCGCGACCTGGGCCAGGAGATCGACGAACTGAACGAGCTGATAGCCCCGCTCACCCAGGAGATCAACCCGGCCCTGACCGAGCTCAACGGCGTCGGCCCGGACGTCGCCGGCCAGCTGCTGGTCACCGCGGGCGACAACCCCGACCGGCTCCGCTCCGAGGCGGCCTTCGCGATGCTCTGCGGCGTCGCCCCACTGCCGGCCTCATCCGGTCGCACCCATCGACACCGCCTCAACCGTGGCGGCGACAGGGCCGCGAACGCGGCCCTCTACCGGATCGTTCTCTGCCGCCTGCGCTGGGACCAGCGCACCAAGGACTACATGGAACGACGCACCAAAGAAGGCCTCTCCAAGAAGGAGACCATCCGCTGTCTCAAGCGGTTCGTCGCCCGCGAGATCTTCCGCGTCCTGACCGCTACCCATGCCGCAACAGCAACCTCAAGTCACCTCACAACCCCTGCTTGA
- a CDS encoding GNAT family N-acetyltransferase yields the protein MDSVQVRPAREEDLPSAERASAVLFFEADQSSRRVSEPEVQPRSESGSKQWIERMRFYLETDPAGCWVAVDAGEDNGVIGFAISQNRGRVWYLATYGVLTRYQGRGIGRRLMDAALAHADGRPGLFSSSVHPGATRRYRRAGFLLHPQMRMVGTVDRSTLPVVKGLREGRPEDLDWMDRLDGRIRGAGHGPDHAYMLDRLRLVVSEDLRRPGYAYVDDEENRAVLLAAAEPRTAQDLLWEALAASRGDTLVNCITTANHWAVDVGLAARLDIGQEGYLALRGMPEPAPYLASGHFL from the coding sequence ATGGATTCGGTACAGGTCAGGCCGGCGCGCGAGGAAGACCTCCCGTCGGCGGAGCGGGCCTCCGCGGTGCTGTTCTTCGAGGCCGACCAGAGCAGCAGAAGGGTCAGCGAACCGGAGGTCCAGCCCCGTTCGGAATCCGGATCGAAGCAGTGGATCGAGCGGATGCGGTTCTACCTGGAGACCGATCCCGCGGGGTGCTGGGTCGCGGTCGATGCGGGCGAGGACAACGGCGTCATCGGGTTCGCCATCTCACAGAACCGCGGGCGCGTGTGGTACCTCGCCACCTACGGGGTGCTGACCCGGTACCAGGGCCGGGGCATCGGCAGGCGGCTGATGGACGCCGCCCTGGCGCACGCCGACGGCCGACCGGGGCTGTTCTCCTCATCGGTGCACCCCGGGGCGACGCGCCGGTACCGGCGGGCGGGCTTCCTGCTCCACCCGCAGATGCGCATGGTCGGTACGGTCGACCGGTCCACGCTGCCCGTGGTCAAAGGGCTCCGGGAGGGCCGGCCGGAGGACCTCGATTGGATGGACCGGCTGGACGGGCGGATCCGCGGGGCCGGCCACGGTCCCGACCACGCCTACATGCTCGACCGCCTCAGACTCGTCGTGTCCGAAGACCTGCGCCGGCCGGGATACGCGTACGTCGACGACGAGGAGAACCGGGCCGTGCTCCTCGCAGCGGCGGAGCCGCGGACCGCCCAGGACCTGTTGTGGGAGGCCCTCGCCGCCTCCCGTGGTGACACGCTCGTCAACTGCATCACCACCGCCAACCACTGGGCGGTCGACGTCGGTCTGGCCGCACGGCTCGACATCGGCCAGGAGGGTTATCTCGCCCTCCGGGGCATGCCCGAACCGGCCCCCTACCTCGCCAGCGGCCACTTCCTCTGA
- a CDS encoding glycoside hydrolase family 35 protein translates to MKPPQPPIANPVTHPVTTLTTDETGFLRDGRPHQVVSAAIHYFRVHPGLWADRLLRLRAMGVNTVETYVAWNVHEPSPGAFTFDGANDVAAFIRTAGELGLDVIVRPGPYICAEWDFGGLPGWLLADRTMRLRRRDPAYLAAVDAWFDTLAPVLVPLLGSRGGPVVAVGVENEYGSFGNDTGYLEHLRDGLVRRGIDCLLFTTDGADHGFQLGGRIPGVLTTGTFGSRPESSLATLRTYQPQGPLVCVEYWHGWFDHWGEPHHTRDPEDAAATLDSLLAAGASVNIYMGHGGTNFGWWNGANHDGTTYQPDVTSYDYDAPVGEAGELTRKFHLFREVIGRHTAPVTHELPALPPRVVPQVLSVDGCVSLADSLDVLSKPVHHVEPLTMEEAGQSLGLIHYRTRLRGPLPESALRIDGLADRAQVFLDGREIGLLERDEPSAALTVAVPDGGAELDILVENQGRINYGPLLADRKGIRDGVRLDNQYQFGWEIRPLPLDDLTGLAFGHGELGHGDFGHGELADGPSFHRVTVELDSAADAFIALPGWTKGMVWLNGFALGRFWERGPQKTLYAPGPLWRAGENTLVILELHRPGTTVELRDAPDLGTEAPAPIPVW, encoded by the coding sequence GTGAAGCCACCGCAGCCGCCGATCGCGAATCCGGTCACGCATCCGGTCACGACGCTGACCACGGACGAGACGGGCTTCCTGCGCGACGGCCGCCCGCACCAGGTCGTTTCCGCGGCCATCCACTATTTCCGGGTGCACCCCGGCCTCTGGGCCGACCGCCTGCTGCGCCTGCGCGCGATGGGCGTGAACACCGTCGAGACCTACGTGGCCTGGAACGTCCACGAGCCCAGCCCCGGCGCGTTCACCTTCGACGGGGCGAACGACGTCGCGGCCTTCATCCGGACCGCCGGTGAACTCGGCCTGGACGTCATCGTCCGGCCGGGCCCCTACATCTGCGCCGAATGGGACTTCGGCGGGCTGCCCGGATGGCTGCTGGCCGACCGTACGATGCGGCTGCGCCGCCGCGACCCCGCGTACCTGGCCGCCGTGGACGCGTGGTTCGACACCCTGGCCCCCGTCCTGGTCCCCCTCCTCGGCAGCCGGGGCGGGCCGGTGGTGGCGGTGGGCGTCGAGAACGAGTACGGCAGCTTCGGCAACGACACCGGCTATCTGGAGCACCTCCGCGACGGCCTGGTCCGCCGCGGCATCGACTGCCTGCTGTTCACCACCGACGGCGCCGACCACGGGTTCCAGCTCGGCGGCCGCATCCCCGGTGTCCTGACCACCGGGACCTTCGGCTCCCGCCCCGAGAGCTCGCTCGCGACCCTGCGCACGTACCAGCCGCAAGGGCCGCTGGTCTGCGTGGAGTACTGGCACGGCTGGTTCGACCACTGGGGCGAACCGCACCACACGCGCGACCCGGAGGACGCCGCCGCCACCCTGGACAGCCTGCTCGCCGCGGGCGCCTCGGTGAACATCTACATGGGACACGGCGGCACCAACTTCGGCTGGTGGAACGGCGCCAACCACGATGGCACCACCTACCAGCCCGACGTGACCAGCTACGACTACGACGCCCCCGTCGGCGAGGCCGGTGAACTCACCCGGAAGTTCCACCTCTTCCGCGAGGTCATCGGCCGCCACACCGCCCCCGTCACCCATGAACTCCCCGCTCTGCCCCCGCGGGTCGTGCCCCAAGTGCTCTCCGTGGACGGGTGCGTCTCGTTGGCCGACTCCCTGGACGTGCTGTCCAAGCCCGTGCACCACGTCGAACCGCTGACCATGGAGGAAGCCGGCCAGTCCCTGGGCCTGATCCACTACCGGACCCGCCTGCGGGGACCCCTGCCCGAATCGGCCCTGCGCATCGACGGGCTCGCCGACCGGGCCCAGGTCTTTCTGGACGGGCGGGAGATCGGGCTGCTTGAACGGGACGAGCCGTCGGCGGCGCTGACCGTCGCCGTGCCCGACGGGGGAGCGGAGCTCGACATCCTGGTGGAGAACCAGGGTCGGATCAACTACGGTCCCCTGCTGGCCGATCGCAAGGGCATCCGCGACGGAGTGAGACTGGACAACCAGTACCAGTTCGGCTGGGAGATCAGGCCGCTGCCCCTCGACGACCTGACAGGACTCGCGTTCGGCCACGGTGAGCTCGGCCACGGAGACTTCGGCCACGGCGAGCTCGCCGACGGCCCGTCCTTCCACCGGGTCACCGTCGAACTGGACTCCGCGGCCGACGCGTTCATCGCCCTCCCCGGGTGGACCAAGGGAATGGTCTGGCTGAACGGCTTCGCCCTGGGCCGGTTCTGGGAGCGCGGCCCGCAGAAGACCCTGTACGCACCGGGTCCCCTGTGGCGCGCCGGCGAGAACACCCTGGTGATCCTCGAGCTCCACCGCCCCGGGACCACCGTG